The genomic DNA ACGGTCGCCGATGTCGCGCTATACAGCTACATCGCGCGTGCGCCGGAAGGCAACGTCGACCTGTCGTTCTACCCGAACGTCAACGCGTGGTTGCGCCGCATCGAGGCGCTGCCTGGCTTCGTCGAGTTTCAGAAAACGCCTGTCGGCCTCACCGCCAACAGCTGAGCGCGTCAGTGAGCGGGAAGCCCAACGCGTGGCTTTCCCGGCTTTACGACCGGAGGCAAATCATGAGCACGGTATCGACGGATAAAGGGTCGCCCTGGCATGCAGGCGAAGTGGCGCTGCAAGAGAAAGTCGGCGTGGCGCCGAAGATGCAGGAACTCGGCCGCCGGGTAATCCGCGACTACATGCCCGATCAGCACCGCACTTTCTACAGACAATTGCCGTTCATCGTGGCCGGTGCAGTGGCCGACGACGGCGACGTATGGGCGACACTCGTGGCGGGTCAACCGGGCTTCATGCAGTCGCCGACCGAGAAGATTCTGCACATGCACGTTGCCGCCGATCCGCAAGATCCTGCGTCTGCGGGATTTCATGACGGTGCGGCGATCGGCCTGCTCGGGATCGAGTTGCACACGCGCCGCCGCAATCGCATGAATGGTCTGTTGCGTGGCGCGACGTCGCAAGGTTTCGACGTCGAGGTCATACAGAGCTTCGGCAATTGCCCGCAATATATCCAGGCGCGCGATTTCGAATTCATCCGCGATCCCGGTATGTTTTCCGATATCGCGCCCACGGAGTTCGACGGCCTGACCGGTCACGCCCGCGCGATGATCGAAGCCGCGGACACGCTGTTTGTCGCGTCCTATGTAGGCGAAGGCGAGCAACGCCAGGTCGACGTGTCGCATCGCGGCGGCAAGGCGGGCTTCGTGCGTATCGGCGACGACGGCCGCCTGACCATTCCCGATTTCGCGGGTAACCTCTTCTTCGCGACGCTCGGCAACTTCCTTATCAACCCGCGCGCGGGTCTGATCTTCGCCGACTTCGAAACGGGCGACGTCCTGCAACTGACGGGCGACGCGACCGTCGATCTCGACTCGCCGGAAATTGCCGCGTTTCAGGGCGCGGAGCGGCTGTGGCATTTCACGCCGCGACGCATCGTCTATCGCAAGGGCGCGCTGCCGCTGCGGTGGAAGTTTCAGGCCAACGGCTGGTCGCCGAACTCGCTGATGACAGGCAGCTGGGACGAAGTAACAAGCCGCCTGAAGGCCGCCGAACTGGCGAACGCATGGCGGCCGTTCAAGGTGACGAATGTCGTCGATGAAAGCTCGGTGATCCGTTCGTTTCATCTCGAACCTGTGGATGGCGCGGGGCTCATTCCACATATCGCGGGTCAGCATCTGCCTGTCCGCGTCATGCTGCCCGGTCACGACAAGCCTGTGATCCGAACCTATACGCTGTCGACGGCACCCGCCGATGGTCTCTATCGGATCAGCGTGAAGCGCGATGGACTCGTGTCGTCGCATCTGCACGATACGCTGCACATCGGCGGCATCATCGAAGCGCGTGCGCCCGCCGGCCAGTTCACGATCGATGCCGCCGAGCGCCGTCCCGCCGTGCTGCTCGCCGCCGGCGTCGGCATCACGCCGATGCTCGCGATGCTCAGGCATGTCGTCTACGAAGGGCTGCGCACGCGGCGCGTACGCCCGACATGGTTCTTCCATTCGGCGCGATCGCTGAAAGAGCGCGCGTTCAGCCGTGAGATCGAACGTCTCGCGGTATCCGCGAAAGGCGCAGTGAACGTGGTGCGCGCATTGAGTCACACCGACGGCGCGCGCGAAGGCAAAGACTTCGACGTGGAAGGCCGGATCGATGTCGCGCTGCTGTGCGACACGCTGCCCTTCAATGACTATGACTTCTATCTTTGCGGACCGTCGGCGTTCATGCAGTCCATGTACGACGGCTTGCGCAATCTCAACGTCGCTGACAACCGCATTCACGCCGAGGCATTCGGGCCGTCCGGGCTGCAACGCAGGAAGGATGCTGCAGTCGTCACAGGTCCCGCTCGCGTCGCAGCGGAGCAACCGGTTCCCATCGCGTTCGTCAAGTCGGGCAAAGAAGCGCGCTGGAATCCAGACAGCGGTACGTTGCTCGAGCTTGCGGAAGCACGCGGCCTGAATCCTGAATTCGGTTGCCGTGGCGGCAGTTGCGGCACATGCCGCACACGCATCGTGGAGGGCGCGGTGGCCTACACGATCACGCCGGAATTCACGGTGCCGGACAACGAAGCGTTGATCTGTTGCGCCGTGCCGGCCAACGCGGAGACGGGCGGCGGCGACCGTCTGCTGCTCGATCTGTGAGGCAGGCCGCGCGCGGAGGGCTGTGAAACGCTGTTATGCTTGACGCTCGCTTGCCTGTCGACGCCCGGCAGGCGTCCTCTATCCCCTTCCCGTTCATCTCCTCAGACATGGACAGGCTCCAGGCAATGAACACCTTCGTGACCGTGGTCGAGACGGAAGGCTTCGCGTCCGCGGCGCGCAAGCTCAACGTGTCGCCGTCGGTCATCAGCCGGGTGATGAACGAGCTCGAAGAACACCTCGGCGTGCGGCTGTTGACCCGCACGACGCGTGTCGTGCGAATGACGGATGCAGGCGCCACGTTCTTCGAGGATTGTCGCCGCATCCTCGCGGAAGTCGAGGTGGCCGAGCTGTCCGCTGCCGGTGCGAACACCACGCCGCGCGGCCAGTTGACCGTGACGGCACCTGTCCTGTTCGGAAAGATGTATGTGACGCCCATCGCTCACGACTATCTGACGCGCTATCCGGCCGTCAATCTGAATTGC from Paraburkholderia terrae includes the following:
- a CDS encoding pyridoxamine 5'-phosphate oxidase family protein, with product MSTVSTDKGSPWHAGEVALQEKVGVAPKMQELGRRVIRDYMPDQHRTFYRQLPFIVAGAVADDGDVWATLVAGQPGFMQSPTEKILHMHVAADPQDPASAGFHDGAAIGLLGIELHTRRRNRMNGLLRGATSQGFDVEVIQSFGNCPQYIQARDFEFIRDPGMFSDIAPTEFDGLTGHARAMIEAADTLFVASYVGEGEQRQVDVSHRGGKAGFVRIGDDGRLTIPDFAGNLFFATLGNFLINPRAGLIFADFETGDVLQLTGDATVDLDSPEIAAFQGAERLWHFTPRRIVYRKGALPLRWKFQANGWSPNSLMTGSWDEVTSRLKAAELANAWRPFKVTNVVDESSVIRSFHLEPVDGAGLIPHIAGQHLPVRVMLPGHDKPVIRTYTLSTAPADGLYRISVKRDGLVSSHLHDTLHIGGIIEARAPAGQFTIDAAERRPAVLLAAGVGITPMLAMLRHVVYEGLRTRRVRPTWFFHSARSLKERAFSREIERLAVSAKGAVNVVRALSHTDGAREGKDFDVEGRIDVALLCDTLPFNDYDFYLCGPSAFMQSMYDGLRNLNVADNRIHAEAFGPSGLQRRKDAAVVTGPARVAAEQPVPIAFVKSGKEARWNPDSGTLLELAEARGLNPEFGCRGGSCGTCRTRIVEGAVAYTITPEFTVPDNEALICCAVPANAETGGGDRLLLDL